A window from Entomoplasma freundtii encodes these proteins:
- a CDS encoding RDD family protein — MVNDNQNGSGITDLPNVNHSQQPHSQPREYELASLGRIFLARIIDLILIAIPGFAIRFLVAIKPDQWHLLYLNLGLTISLTLLYFVILPFFQKGQTLGKLICGIRLKAKGKKQPSLWHLFLREVYFLFIPWLVAVGTQIGAILIMKSATPLPSEGIPREVKMALLLTQIGYLFYLAWFLYLVFSIKVQDDHQAIVDLKNHLYVVNKDPKVEKPTTKTTKEPKWIPNLASQPGLLKREEKEWLVPDEFGFEVTLEPETKFRKDKDNARND; from the coding sequence ATGGTTAACGATAATCAAAACGGCAGCGGAATTACAGACTTGCCAAATGTTAATCATTCGCAGCAACCCCATTCCCAACCACGAGAATATGAATTAGCGTCCTTAGGGCGCATTTTCCTTGCGAGAATTATTGACTTAATTTTAATTGCTATTCCAGGATTTGCAATTCGTTTTTTAGTAGCTATCAAACCTGACCAATGGCATCTTCTCTATCTCAATTTGGGTTTGACTATTAGTTTAACTCTCCTCTATTTTGTCATCTTGCCTTTTTTTCAAAAGGGTCAAACCTTAGGAAAATTAATTTGCGGCATTCGCTTAAAGGCCAAAGGAAAAAAGCAACCTTCATTATGACACTTATTTCTAAGAGAAGTCTATTTTCTCTTTATTCCGTGACTAGTGGCTGTGGGCACTCAAATTGGCGCAATTTTAATCATGAAGAGTGCTACCCCTTTGCCGTCAGAAGGGATTCCTCGTGAAGTAAAAATGGCTTTATTATTAACGCAAATAGGTTATCTCTTCTATTTGGCTTGATTTTTATATTTAGTCTTTTCGATTAAAGTCCAAGATGACCACCAGGCAATTGTGGACTTAAAAAACCACCTTTATGTTGTTAATAAAGATCCCAAAGTGGAAAAACCGACAACAAAAACTACTAAGGAACCGAAGTGGATTCCTAATTTAGCTTCGCAACCCGGATTACTTAAACGCGAAGAAAAAGAATGGTTAGTGCCCGATGAATTTGGCTTTGAAGTTACTTTAGAACCTGAAACAAAATTTAGAAAGGATAAAGATAATGCACGAAATGACTAA
- a CDS encoding glycosyltransferase family 2 protein, translating into MLVSFIISSQAKEEKLLKTLDSIKAQTNSNFEIILVDDEPIAGSNSLDFLHQEFFANPKITLVVNNRPQGPSTNWNTGLELARGAYTCFLKEGDIVAPHFVEKIAKLVKETNQPLDIIQFAQKHVGFIEQDTDNDEGLLISNKIYDLTTDHTPFAYLNQNLYGKLFATNIIKNYRIRFRDSNRFDALFVYRVLGHAKTFYKLPDVLITHLKTPLRYSVFDLVNQWPHILNYYRKIGTYKELRDELNYAYIYQLAYSFLSLTRQLENKQLYKKALRFSYDRMSGKLGNNFQKNKVYQKHQNEKFSAWIKEYGDQVSLELRRLK; encoded by the coding sequence ATGTTAGTTTCTTTTATCATTTCCTCTCAAGCAAAAGAAGAAAAACTTCTTAAAACCTTAGATTCAATTAAGGCACAAACTAATTCTAATTTTGAAATAATCCTCGTTGACGACGAACCAATAGCAGGAAGCAATAGTCTTGATTTTTTACATCAAGAATTTTTTGCTAACCCTAAGATTACTTTGGTGGTGAATAATCGTCCTCAAGGCCCATCCACAAATTGAAATACGGGCTTGGAACTAGCTCGTGGTGCCTATACTTGTTTTTTGAAAGAAGGCGATATTGTCGCCCCTCATTTTGTAGAAAAAATTGCAAAACTGGTCAAAGAAACTAACCAACCGTTGGACATTATTCAGTTTGCACAAAAACATGTTGGTTTTATCGAGCAAGACACTGATAATGATGAAGGTTTATTAATTTCAAACAAAATTTATGACTTAACAACTGACCACACTCCATTTGCTTACTTGAACCAAAACCTTTATGGCAAGTTGTTTGCTACTAACATTATCAAAAACTACCGAATTCGTTTCCGTGATAGTAATCGTTTTGATGCCTTATTTGTTTATCGAGTACTTGGTCATGCCAAAACTTTTTATAAACTTCCGGATGTTTTGATAACGCATTTAAAAACACCTTTACGTTATTCGGTCTTTGATTTAGTCAACCAATGACCCCACATCCTTAATTACTATAGAAAAATTGGGACTTATAAAGAACTTCGCGACGAATTAAATTACGCTTATATCTATCAATTGGCTTATAGTTTTCTAAGTCTGACTCGTCAATTGGAGAATAAACAACTCTATAAAAAGGCGCTAAGGTTTTCATATGATCGAATGAGTGGTAAACTTGGAAATAACTTTCAAAAAAATAAAGTTTATCAAAAGCACCAAAATGAGAAGTTCAGTGCTTGAATCAAAGAATATGGCGACCAAGTTAGCTTAGAATTACGTCGTCTAAAATAG